The Aerosakkonema funiforme FACHB-1375 genome includes a window with the following:
- a CDS encoding M23 family metallopeptidase, producing MRHLISLLRRERKQQKLKPPKKRGKRLIRVGTTIFFAVLGLIAFLALGFQAEKAKAMEIADSIMRSNWRSTSFPVENFQRYSSAYGYRLNPDGSPGWGFHRGIDIAAPAGSYIRSWSTGEVVEIANDRLCGTKLVIKSGEWQHIYCHLKGRAATSPQGRYLNDPESGLQIWEGQQVNAGIRIGRVGTTGRTTGPHLHWGLKYDGTYIDPGIVLQAMYQQQPRGYRW from the coding sequence ATGCGTCATTTGATTTCGTTGTTGAGGCGCGAACGCAAACAGCAAAAATTGAAACCCCCAAAGAAAAGGGGCAAACGCCTAATCCGTGTTGGCACAACTATATTTTTTGCAGTCTTGGGTTTAATAGCATTTCTCGCTTTGGGATTTCAAGCAGAAAAAGCTAAGGCAATGGAAATTGCAGATAGTATAATGCGATCGAATTGGCGAAGCACCTCTTTCCCAGTCGAAAATTTTCAACGCTATTCATCTGCTTACGGTTATCGCTTAAATCCCGATGGTTCCCCCGGATGGGGATTTCATCGCGGCATAGATATTGCCGCACCCGCAGGTAGCTACATCCGCAGTTGGTCAACCGGTGAAGTTGTGGAAATTGCCAACGATCGCCTTTGCGGAACCAAACTTGTGATTAAATCGGGTGAGTGGCAACACATTTACTGTCACCTCAAAGGACGTGCTGCCACATCCCCCCAAGGACGTTACCTCAACGACCCCGAAAGCGGTCTGCAAATCTGGGAAGGACAGCAGGTCAACGCAGGAATCCGCATTGGCAGAGTCGGGACAACCGGCAGAACTACTGGCCCTCACTTGCACTGGGGTCTTAAATACGATGGCACTTATATCGATCCCGGTATAGTTCTCCAGGCAATGTATCAGCAACAACCTCGCGGTTATCGGTGGTAA